In one window of Mytilus galloprovincialis chromosome 6, xbMytGall1.hap1.1, whole genome shotgun sequence DNA:
- the LOC143078316 gene encoding uncharacterized protein LOC143078316 — protein MQYFGFILFVLLSVISVGEGHFWGRSRRTHRWRPGTKDMEGSCTFDLPCDVETESFKAKIHIRGFVKSAEVAGPFSVTRHGFFKHGFYIRNNENLLQGSNKVDFTARYWGWLKPRYRCSLICYSCITTPPPPPPTPTTTPAPTSPPPTTTTTPAPTTTTTPAPTTTTTPAPTPQPTPSTSTKETPPVVNIDVK, from the exons ATGCAGTATTTTGGATTCATTCTCTTCGTTCTCCTGTCAGTGATAAGTGTTGGCGAAGGTCACTTTTGGGGAAGAAGTAGAAGAACACACCGATGGAGACCTGGAACTAAAGATATGGAGGGATCTTGTACTTTTGATCTCCCATGTGACGTTGAAACAGAATCATTTAAAGCTAAAATTCACATTCGCGGATTCGTAAAATCTGCAGAG GTTGCAGGACCGTTCAGTGTAACGCGCCATGGATTCTTTAAACATGGATTTTACATCAGAAACAACGAAAACTTACTTCAAGGATCAAACAAAGTTGACTTTACTGCGCGGTATTGGGGCTGGTTGAAACCGAGGTACCGTTGTTCACTCATATGCTACTCTTGTATCACAACGCCACCACCTCCGCCGCCAACACCAACAACTACACCAGCGCCAACATCTCCGCCGCCAACAACAACAACTACGCCAGCGCCAACAACAACAACTACACCAGCGCCAACAACAACAACTACGCCAGCGCCAACACCACAACCCACACCAAGTACCTCAACAAAAGAAACACCACCAGTTGTCAATATTGatgttaaataa